In Marixanthomonas ophiurae, one genomic interval encodes:
- a CDS encoding ABC transporter ATP-binding protein: MAAETKHITLQAQNLSVGYFKKKEGIPVSQNINFSFSEGELIGLVGANGIGKSTLLRTLAGMQPKLSGNILIKRKPLQAYSTLELANQISVVLTEPPASKNLTVLELISLGRQPYTSWMGTLSDKDKVAVNKALQATETQALAERKCFELSDGQLQRVAIARALAQDTPIIILDEPTTHLDLYHRAYILKLLKKLVSESNKTVLFSTHEIDLAIQLSDKMMVMTDKASYFDTPCNLIEAGHFDALFPKDTIHFDKTTGRFSIKK, from the coding sequence ATGGCTGCGGAAACAAAACATATCACCTTACAAGCACAAAATTTAAGTGTAGGATATTTCAAGAAGAAAGAAGGAATACCTGTCTCACAAAACATAAACTTCAGTTTTTCTGAAGGAGAGCTAATCGGTTTAGTGGGTGCTAACGGAATTGGTAAATCTACATTACTAAGAACGTTAGCTGGCATGCAACCGAAGCTTTCTGGAAACATTTTGATTAAGAGGAAGCCTTTGCAGGCCTATTCAACTTTAGAACTAGCCAATCAAATAAGTGTGGTATTAACCGAACCACCAGCTTCTAAAAATCTAACTGTTCTAGAACTTATTTCTTTAGGAAGACAACCCTACACCAGTTGGATGGGCACACTAAGTGACAAAGATAAAGTGGCAGTAAATAAAGCACTTCAAGCCACCGAAACCCAAGCGTTAGCCGAAAGAAAGTGTTTTGAATTGAGCGACGGACAGTTGCAACGAGTAGCCATTGCAAGGGCTTTGGCACAAGATACACCTATTATCATTCTCGATGAACCTACTACGCATCTGGATTTATACCATCGTGCGTATATTTTAAAATTATTGAAGAAACTCGTTTCAGAAAGTAATAAAACAGTCTTATTTTCAACTCACGAAATAGATTTGGCCATTCAACTGAGTGATAAAATGATGGTCATGACAGACAAAGCCAGTTATTTTGATACGCCTTGTAACTTAATTGAAGCTGGTCATTTTGATGCGCTTTTTCCAAAGGACACCATTCATTTCGATAAAACAACAGGACGATTTAGTATTAAAAAGTAA
- a CDS encoding FecCD family ABC transporter permease: protein MQTTQTYRAYFIILCLFLFAAFLVNLSLGSVSIPLDEVIKGIFGGNASKETWNYIIIDYRLPKAITAVLAGGGLAVSGLLMQTLFRNPLAGPFVLGLSSGASLGVALLILGAGAFGGFLGTALVSEWSLVIASAVGSFLVLLAVLMVTFRVKDTMAILIIGLMFGSVTAAVVAVLSYFSNAEKLQQYIFWSFGSLGNQSWQGILILSCCTFLGLLIAVISSKSLNALLLGENYAKSMGLHIKRTTFLIIIATSVLAGSITAFAGPIAFVGLAVPHIARQFFKTSNHLVLIPAVLIFGSLLMLICDTIAQLPFSEYTLPINAITSLIGAPVVIWLLVRKRKLLF, encoded by the coding sequence ATGCAAACCACCCAAACATATCGGGCTTATTTTATAATCTTATGCCTTTTTTTATTTGCAGCTTTTCTGGTGAATTTAAGTTTAGGATCGGTTTCTATTCCTTTGGATGAAGTAATAAAAGGGATTTTTGGTGGTAATGCTTCCAAAGAAACCTGGAATTATATTATCATCGATTATAGATTACCCAAAGCCATAACCGCTGTTTTGGCAGGTGGCGGACTCGCAGTTTCTGGGTTGCTTATGCAAACCCTTTTCAGAAACCCTTTGGCAGGTCCTTTTGTACTAGGATTGAGTAGTGGTGCCAGTTTAGGCGTGGCACTTTTAATTTTAGGAGCTGGCGCTTTTGGTGGTTTTTTAGGAACTGCTTTAGTAAGCGAATGGAGCTTGGTTATCGCCTCAGCTGTAGGCAGCTTTTTAGTTCTTTTAGCCGTATTAATGGTTACGTTTCGGGTAAAAGATACCATGGCGATATTGATTATAGGATTGATGTTTGGTAGTGTTACCGCCGCAGTGGTAGCCGTGCTCTCCTATTTCAGTAATGCTGAAAAATTACAGCAATACATTTTTTGGAGTTTTGGGAGTTTAGGCAATCAATCGTGGCAAGGTATTTTAATTTTAAGCTGTTGTACGTTTTTAGGGCTGTTAATTGCTGTTATAAGTAGTAAATCGTTAAATGCGTTGCTTTTGGGGGAAAATTACGCCAAGAGTATGGGGCTCCATATAAAACGCACCACCTTTTTAATCATCATTGCCACTAGTGTGTTAGCTGGTAGTATCACCGCCTTTGCAGGTCCCATAGCCTTTGTAGGCTTGGCCGTTCCGCACATTGCACGGCAGTTTTTTAAAACTTCCAATCATCTGGTTTTAATTCCAGCGGTCCTAATTTTTGGTAGCCTATTAATGTTGATATGCGATACCATTGCACAACTTCCTTTTAGTGAATATACATTACCTATAAATGCTATCACATCTCTAATTGGCGCCCCAGTTGTAATTTGGTTATTGGTTAGAAAACGTAAATTGCTGTTTTAA
- a CDS encoding ABC transporter substrate-binding protein: MQKFVLLTSVLFLLFSCKENKKSTQTESETTSQNKKEKQVAINYANGFTIDKYDGYKVITLKEPWPDTDTEFTYALVDEKNSLPEGSDFDAIVTVPVKNIVVTSTTHIPSLEMLGETKSLIGFPNLAYISSEETRKRIDAGDITELGKNESINTEVLIDLNPDLVVTFAVEGNNKTVSTIEKTGIPVFYNSDWTEQSPLGKAEWIKFFGALFNKEQKADSIFTEIETNYISAKEKAAKATTSPTVISGAMFKDVWYMPKGGSWGAQFIKDANGTYLWNDTEGTGSLSLNLESVLEKGKDADFWIGPGQFSSKQQLKDAHSVYSEFSAYQNNNIYSNTTLLGETGGVVYYELAPNRPDIVLKDIIKILHPEVLPEHELYFFSKLK; encoded by the coding sequence ATGCAAAAATTCGTCTTACTTACCTCCGTTTTGTTTCTTCTTTTTTCGTGTAAGGAGAACAAAAAATCAACCCAAACTGAATCTGAAACCACTTCTCAAAACAAAAAAGAAAAGCAGGTTGCCATCAACTATGCAAACGGATTTACAATTGACAAATACGACGGGTACAAGGTAATTACCTTAAAAGAACCGTGGCCTGACACCGATACAGAGTTTACATACGCTTTGGTTGACGAAAAAAATTCACTTCCAGAAGGTTCTGACTTCGATGCAATTGTTACTGTTCCGGTAAAAAACATTGTAGTAACCTCAACAACGCATATTCCTTCGTTAGAGATGTTAGGCGAAACGAAATCGTTAATCGGGTTTCCAAACCTGGCTTATATTTCTTCTGAAGAAACAAGAAAACGAATTGATGCAGGCGATATTACAGAGTTAGGTAAAAACGAATCTATTAATACTGAAGTGCTGATTGATTTAAATCCTGACTTGGTAGTAACCTTTGCGGTGGAAGGAAATAACAAAACCGTCTCCACTATTGAAAAAACTGGAATTCCTGTTTTTTATAATTCAGATTGGACCGAGCAATCCCCGTTAGGGAAAGCAGAGTGGATTAAATTTTTTGGAGCATTATTCAATAAAGAACAAAAAGCAGATAGTATTTTTACAGAAATTGAAACTAATTATATTTCAGCAAAAGAAAAAGCTGCAAAAGCAACTACCTCACCTACTGTTATTAGCGGGGCCATGTTTAAAGACGTTTGGTATATGCCTAAAGGCGGTAGTTGGGGTGCGCAATTTATAAAAGATGCCAACGGAACTTATTTATGGAACGATACCGAAGGTACGGGGAGCCTTTCCCTAAATTTGGAATCTGTGCTTGAAAAAGGAAAAGACGCCGATTTTTGGATTGGTCCCGGGCAATTTTCCAGTAAACAACAACTAAAAGATGCGCACTCGGTGTATAGTGAGTTTTCAGCGTATCAAAACAACAATATCTATTCAAACACAACCTTGTTGGGCGAAACAGGCGGCGTAGTTTATTACGAGTTGGCACCCAACCGTCCAGACATTGTGCTAAAAGACATTATTAAAATACTACACCCAGAAGTGCTTCCAGAGCACGAATTGTACTTTTTTAGTAAATTGAAATAA
- a CDS encoding TonB-dependent receptor plug domain-containing protein → MKHSIFLFLATFVFVSTLYGQDKPIDLGEVLIVADTKLEDFSNTQETTILTDSIIRKSKPSLTNLLNTNTTIYFKENGAGMVSSPSFRGTTAQQTAVVWNGININSQLNGQTDFNTINPTVFDKLTVRSGGGSVLYGSGAIGGTIHLTNTLSYKKGFRNSVSLDYGSFDTYAVTYTGEVVTNKFSTKIAVNRSGSENDFEYVEKEGKNLNGSFYNTSVNTTIGYKIDEVNSLTLYNYVYDGERHFSLIFPSELPTKYKDFNTRNLLEWKGNYADFTSKLKFAYITEEYKYFPSIAKSNFSTANVESFVAKYDAGFTISEDIQVNGVLDFTQNKGEGTNIQQETRNITAFNLLLKHQVSNRFLYEITARKEITNTYESPFLYSAGASFKATDFYTIKVNTSKNFRIPTFNDLYWQGSGNPDLKPETSYQAELGNHFNFQNFEIGVTTYYNALQDMIRWLPNGSAWMPVNTDRVKIYGLESQLGWNHTIGKHHFSANATYAYTVSKNDKTEKQLIYVPYHKGTATLGYALDRLSAYYQLLYVGEVFSNSDNDPEFNVDAYNISTVGLDYSFGKNKNYTLGFTVRNLLNTAYESVASRAMPGRNYNLHINLNF, encoded by the coding sequence ATGAAACATTCTATATTCCTGTTTTTAGCAACTTTTGTGTTTGTCTCTACATTGTATGGACAAGATAAGCCTATTGATTTAGGGGAAGTGCTGATTGTAGCCGACACTAAGCTGGAAGATTTTAGCAATACCCAAGAAACGACAATCCTTACCGATAGTATTATACGAAAAAGTAAACCCTCGCTCACTAATTTACTGAACACCAATACCACCATTTATTTTAAAGAAAACGGGGCCGGAATGGTCTCTTCTCCCTCTTTTAGAGGGACTACTGCGCAACAAACGGCTGTCGTTTGGAATGGTATCAACATTAATTCGCAATTAAATGGGCAAACCGATTTTAACACCATCAATCCAACGGTATTTGATAAACTGACTGTAAGAAGTGGTGGTGGAAGCGTGCTCTACGGAAGTGGTGCCATTGGCGGAACTATTCATCTAACTAACACGCTAAGTTATAAAAAAGGATTCCGGAACTCGGTGTCGTTAGATTATGGAAGCTTTGACACCTATGCTGTTACGTATACTGGGGAAGTGGTAACAAATAAATTCAGCACTAAAATAGCTGTTAATCGGAGCGGTTCTGAAAATGATTTTGAATATGTAGAAAAAGAAGGTAAAAATTTAAACGGATCATTTTACAATACAAGTGTTAACACCACTATTGGCTATAAAATCGATGAAGTCAACTCACTGACCTTGTATAATTATGTTTATGATGGTGAGCGTCACTTTTCATTGATTTTCCCCTCGGAATTACCTACTAAATATAAGGATTTCAACACTCGAAATTTATTGGAATGGAAAGGAAATTATGCTGATTTTACTTCAAAATTGAAGTTTGCTTACATAACCGAAGAATATAAATACTTCCCCAGTATAGCGAAGTCTAATTTTTCTACCGCCAACGTAGAAAGTTTTGTAGCGAAGTACGATGCCGGTTTTACTATTTCTGAAGACATACAAGTAAATGGCGTACTAGATTTTACCCAAAATAAAGGCGAAGGAACCAATATTCAGCAAGAAACCCGAAATATCACTGCTTTTAATTTGCTGCTGAAACATCAAGTATCGAATCGATTTTTATATGAAATTACCGCTCGCAAAGAGATTACCAATACCTATGAGAGTCCGTTTTTGTATTCGGCCGGAGCGAGTTTTAAAGCAACCGATTTTTACACAATTAAGGTAAATACCTCTAAAAATTTCAGAATACCGACGTTTAACGATTTATACTGGCAAGGAAGCGGGAACCCAGATTTAAAACCAGAAACCTCGTACCAAGCCGAATTAGGAAACCACTTCAACTTTCAAAATTTTGAAATAGGAGTCACCACCTATTATAATGCGTTGCAGGATATGATTAGGTGGCTGCCTAATGGTTCTGCTTGGATGCCGGTAAATACTGATAGGGTAAAGATTTACGGACTTGAAAGCCAGTTAGGTTGGAACCATACAATTGGCAAACATCATTTTTCGGCAAACGCAACCTATGCATACACGGTTTCAAAAAACGATAAAACCGAAAAGCAATTAATTTACGTGCCCTATCACAAAGGGACGGCTACGCTTGGATATGCTTTAGATCGACTTTCAGCGTATTATCAATTATTGTACGTGGGCGAGGTGTTTTCCAATTCAGATAACGATCCTGAGTTTAATGTTGATGCTTACAATATATCAACAGTAGGATTGGATTATTCCTTCGGAAAAAATAAAAATTACACATTAGGTTTTACAGTACGTAACCTATTGAATACAGCATACGAGAGTGTTGCCAGTAGAGCAATGCCCGGAAGAAATTACAATTTACATATAAACCTTAATTTTTAA
- a CDS encoding YncE family protein: MKKITSLLILALVVSISLSSCSSDDDAPITEEEEEEIPLGDYENGSFILNEGNGNPATASIAFLGDDGVLVNDIFRSVNPDAEEIGSFLQNIFFDDTRAFIISGSANSVTVLDRYTFEYIETVTGDFEAPRYGAVANGFAYVTNTGDYATGDDDFFTVINLQDYSTTRIDLSNWSEKVLEENGKLYIANGYYGDGNSISVFNAQNNTVEATIDLGPNNSPNSIKVEDGVLYVLTSGFDVQSKVFEIDLASNEIADTVAVPSEIGRASNLVVEDDLVYFTSGASVYSVGVDENDISTEPVLTYESNSEYGVMYGFNVEEDGIYISDGGDFSSNSKAFKYSLDGMLLETYTVGVGPNGFYEND, encoded by the coding sequence ATGAAAAAAATAACAAGTCTATTAATTTTAGCTTTAGTAGTATCCATTAGTTTATCATCGTGTAGCAGTGATGATGATGCACCTATTACCGAAGAAGAGGAAGAAGAAATTCCTTTAGGAGATTACGAAAATGGATCGTTTATACTTAACGAAGGAAATGGAAATCCTGCAACAGCATCCATCGCCTTTTTAGGTGATGACGGAGTTTTGGTAAATGATATTTTTAGAAGTGTCAATCCTGATGCAGAAGAAATAGGTAGCTTTTTGCAAAACATTTTTTTCGACGACACCCGTGCGTTTATCATTTCAGGATCGGCCAATAGTGTAACCGTTTTAGACAGATATACATTTGAATACATTGAAACAGTAACAGGTGATTTTGAAGCTCCTCGGTATGGTGCCGTAGCTAATGGCTTTGCTTATGTGACCAACACCGGTGATTATGCAACTGGCGATGATGACTTTTTTACGGTAATCAATCTTCAAGACTACAGTACAACTCGAATTGACCTTAGTAATTGGTCTGAAAAAGTGTTGGAAGAAAACGGAAAATTATACATAGCAAACGGTTATTACGGAGATGGGAACTCTATTTCTGTTTTTAACGCACAAAACAATACCGTTGAAGCGACTATAGACCTTGGTCCTAACAACTCTCCAAATTCCATTAAGGTTGAAGATGGGGTGTTATACGTGTTGACGTCCGGATTTGACGTACAATCTAAGGTGTTTGAAATAGACCTCGCTAGCAATGAAATAGCCGATACGGTTGCAGTTCCTTCAGAAATAGGAAGAGCCAGTAATTTGGTGGTTGAAGATGATTTAGTATACTTCACTTCTGGAGCTTCTGTGTATAGTGTTGGTGTTGATGAAAACGACATCTCTACAGAGCCAGTATTAACGTATGAATCTAATTCAGAATACGGTGTTATGTACGGTTTTAACGTGGAAGAAGATGGTATTTATATAAGCGATGGCGGTGATTTTTCATCAAACAGCAAAGCTTTTAAATACAGCTTGGACGGAATGTTATTAGAAACATATACCGTAGGAGTTGGTCCAAACGGATTTTATGAGAATGACTAA
- a CDS encoding S41 family peptidase gives MKKKLILLLLITTGLFTSCFEDSDDNPRTASELEIQNFIYRGLNFFYLYKADKPELADDAFSNEQELNNFLSSYDSPESLFDFLTVPEDRFSILVDDYIELENSLSGVSESNGMEYGLVRYPNNPTNVFGYVRYVLPNTDAENAGLQRGDIFSTIDGQQLTENNFSELLSQNSYSIGLATFNGTTVTSTGETVSLTKQQYTENPVYIAKTLDVQGQKIGYIMYNSFTRDFDNDLNAAFGSLQADGITDLVLDLRYNGGGAVETAVDLASMITGQFNGELFYTEQWNPDRQDEYAENGLFDSSISDGTATNSLQLTNVYILTTGRTASASELVINSLNPYINVIQIGQNTTGKFQASFLLYDAPAPGFRRSNANPNHTYAMLPLVFKTANTAGNTDYVDGLTPDIAMDEDYANLGMLGDVNEPFLATALSEIVPGFPKPASRNVFNDLKEISSSKANSPLYQIMLAEH, from the coding sequence TTGAAAAAGAAACTTATACTGCTTTTATTGATCACCACTGGTTTATTTACTTCTTGTTTTGAAGATTCAGATGACAACCCACGTACTGCTTCAGAATTAGAAATTCAGAATTTCATTTATCGCGGCCTCAATTTTTTCTACCTCTATAAAGCGGACAAACCAGAACTTGCCGATGATGCTTTTTCAAATGAACAAGAACTGAATAACTTTTTAAGTAGTTATGATTCGCCTGAAAGCTTGTTCGATTTTTTAACAGTACCAGAAGACCGATTCAGTATTTTAGTAGATGATTATATAGAGTTGGAAAATTCACTTTCTGGAGTTTCAGAAAGCAATGGAATGGAATATGGTTTAGTACGCTACCCAAACAACCCAACAAATGTATTTGGTTACGTACGCTATGTGTTGCCTAACACCGATGCAGAAAACGCAGGATTACAGCGTGGTGATATTTTTAGCACGATAGATGGTCAACAACTTACTGAAAACAATTTCTCTGAGCTGTTATCCCAAAACTCCTATAGCATTGGTCTAGCTACTTTTAATGGCACAACTGTCACCTCAACCGGCGAAACAGTATCACTAACAAAACAACAATACACCGAAAATCCTGTTTATATAGCAAAAACATTAGACGTTCAAGGTCAAAAAATCGGTTATATAATGTATAATAGCTTTACTAGAGATTTTGATAACGACCTCAATGCTGCTTTTGGCTCTTTACAAGCAGATGGCATAACCGATTTGGTATTAGACCTTCGTTACAATGGGGGTGGCGCTGTAGAAACAGCTGTCGATCTGGCCAGTATGATCACCGGTCAGTTTAATGGGGAACTTTTTTATACCGAACAATGGAATCCAGACCGCCAAGATGAATATGCTGAAAATGGTCTTTTTGATTCATCTATCAGTGATGGAACTGCAACAAATAGTTTACAATTAACCAATGTTTACATTTTAACGACTGGACGGACGGCATCGGCAAGTGAATTGGTCATCAACAGTCTTAATCCTTATATAAATGTAATACAAATTGGACAAAATACGACCGGGAAATTTCAAGCCTCCTTTTTATTATATGATGCTCCTGCACCAGGGTTTAGACGTAGTAATGCAAATCCAAATCACACGTATGCTATGTTACCGTTGGTTTTTAAAACTGCAAACACTGCAGGAAACACCGATTATGTGGATGGATTAACGCCAGACATCGCTATGGATGAAGATTACGCCAATTTAGGCATGTTAGGCGATGTAAACGAACCTTTTTTAGCCACTGCCCTTTCCGAAATCGTGCCTGGTTTTCCTAAACCTGCTTCACGGAATGTTTTTAATGATTTAAAGGAAATATCAAGCAGCAAAGCAAACTCACCTTTATACCAAATTATGTTAGCTGAACACTAA
- a CDS encoding RNA polymerase sigma factor, translating to MKQKEFIATVLPFKDKLYRLAKRILVSGDEAEDAVQEVYLKLWKGRNKISNYKNPEAFAVTMTKNYCLDRLKSKQASNLKIVHSNYKTSENIEKKIEANDGVQLVFRIMETLPEQQRIILQLRDVEQFEFSEIAKMLDSTETAVRVNLSRARKAVREELIKKHNYGIS from the coding sequence ATGAAACAAAAAGAATTTATAGCAACCGTGCTTCCTTTTAAGGATAAACTGTATCGTCTTGCAAAGCGAATTCTTGTTTCGGGCGATGAAGCTGAAGATGCAGTACAAGAAGTGTATTTGAAATTATGGAAAGGAAGAAATAAAATTTCAAACTATAAAAACCCAGAAGCGTTTGCCGTGACCATGACAAAAAATTATTGTCTAGATCGGTTAAAATCGAAACAGGCTTCTAATTTAAAGATTGTACATAGCAATTATAAGACTTCAGAAAATATAGAAAAGAAGATTGAAGCAAATGATGGGGTACAATTGGTTTTTAGAATAATGGAAACCTTACCTGAACAACAACGTATTATATTGCAGCTGCGAGATGTAGAACAGTTTGAATTTTCAGAAATCGCAAAAATGTTGGATAGTACCGAAACAGCAGTGCGCGTAAATTTATCCCGAGCCAGAAAAGCGGTGCGAGAAGAATTGATTAAAAAACACAATTATGGAATTAGCTAG
- a CDS encoding DUF4252 domain-containing protein — MKKSLILIALIAVPFFASAQKAFDIFEDEKDVTSFVATKNMFKLLSKMDFDSNDPEVKEYLDLINNLDNIKIFTTENVSVASKMNDAVSKYTSGNSSLSELMRVKDDGKNIKFYSKEGKNSNHVSELLMHLTGNLDGKERTVIMSITGDIDLKKVSKLTKDLNVPGSDALKNLDDKK; from the coding sequence ATGAAAAAGTCACTTATTTTAATTGCTTTAATAGCAGTACCTTTTTTCGCTTCGGCGCAAAAAGCATTCGATATCTTCGAAGATGAAAAGGATGTAACCTCCTTTGTTGCTACCAAAAATATGTTCAAACTCCTTAGTAAAATGGATTTTGATTCCAATGATCCCGAGGTAAAAGAATACCTAGATTTGATAAACAACTTGGATAACATCAAGATATTTACTACTGAAAATGTTTCCGTTGCTTCAAAAATGAACGATGCAGTTTCAAAGTATACTTCAGGGAATTCTAGCCTTTCTGAGCTAATGCGGGTAAAAGATGATGGTAAAAACATCAAGTTTTATTCAAAAGAAGGCAAAAACTCGAATCACGTGAGCGAATTATTGATGCACCTTACCGGAAATCTTGATGGGAAAGAACGTACTGTAATTATGAGCATTACCGGAGATATAGATCTTAAAAAGGTATCGAAACTCACTAAAGACCTAAACGTTCCTGGAAGCGATGCATTAAAAAACCTTGACGATAAAAAATAA
- a CDS encoding DUF4252 domain-containing protein: MTLAKYILGITLASLALFSCDNSESLQQYLVDKQDDDKFLKVDLATSLLQNENNNLTQEEKDILATVKKINVVAYPLKGENTTDYQTEKDKVKSILAEEKYKTLLKMGSNNRGATLKYIGEEDAIDELIVFASDEERGFAVFRLLGDKMRPDKMMKLMNSIDNGDINIDQLSGIGDILSMGTDSSATKK, translated from the coding sequence ATGACACTAGCAAAATATATATTAGGTATTACCTTAGCGAGCCTTGCACTATTTTCTTGCGACAACTCAGAATCCTTACAACAATATTTAGTTGATAAACAGGATGACGATAAATTCTTAAAAGTGGATTTAGCCACCAGTTTGTTGCAAAATGAAAATAACAACCTTACACAAGAAGAAAAGGATATTCTGGCAACCGTAAAGAAGATAAACGTTGTTGCGTATCCTTTAAAAGGAGAGAACACCACTGATTACCAAACTGAAAAAGACAAGGTGAAGTCTATTCTTGCAGAAGAAAAGTACAAAACCCTCCTTAAAATGGGCTCTAACAATCGTGGCGCTACGTTAAAATACATTGGAGAAGAAGATGCTATTGACGAACTTATTGTCTTTGCTAGTGACGAAGAACGCGGTTTTGCCGTATTCAGATTGTTAGGCGACAAGATGCGTCCTGATAAAATGATGAAATTAATGAACTCTATTGACAACGGTGATATTAACATAGACCAATTGAGTGGAATAGGAGATATCTTAAGTATGGGAACTGATAGTTCTGCTACTAAAAAGTAA
- the purB gene encoding adenylosuccinate lyase has translation MANNALQAISPIDGRYASKTKGLIPFFSEEALIKYRVQVEVEYFIALVELPLPQLSDFDTSKFEALRELYTNFSTEDAQKIKDTEKVTNHDVKAVEYFIKEKFDGLGLEKSKEFIHFGLTSQDINNTAIPLSLKEAMNEVYVPLLLDVKKKLKELAENWANIPMLARTHGQPASPTRLGKEIDVFVTRIEEQFDLLDNIKSAAKFGGATGNFNAHKVAYPSVDWKAFGQNFVQSKLGLHHSFPTTQIEHYDHMAALFDCLKRINNILIDLDRDIWSYVSMDYFKQKIKKGEVGSSAMPHKVNPIDFENSEGNLGIANAIFEHLSAKLPISRLQRDLTDSTVLRNIGVPIGHTLIGFQSTLKGLNKLLLNEPKFKEDLEKNWAVVAEAIQTILRREGYANPYEALKGLTRTNEAITKQSMADFIETLEVSEAVKEEMRVITPSNYTGI, from the coding sequence ATGGCTAACAACGCATTACAAGCAATTTCACCAATAGATGGTCGATACGCATCGAAAACGAAAGGTCTTATCCCTTTCTTTTCTGAAGAAGCACTCATAAAATACCGAGTACAGGTAGAAGTTGAATATTTTATCGCTTTGGTAGAACTTCCGCTGCCTCAGTTAAGTGATTTTGACACCTCAAAATTTGAAGCACTTCGGGAGTTATACACCAACTTTTCCACAGAAGATGCTCAAAAAATAAAAGACACAGAAAAAGTAACCAACCACGATGTAAAAGCGGTTGAGTATTTTATAAAAGAAAAGTTTGACGGGTTAGGATTGGAAAAATCTAAAGAGTTTATCCACTTTGGTTTAACATCGCAAGACATAAACAACACAGCTATTCCATTGTCTTTAAAAGAAGCGATGAACGAGGTGTATGTGCCTTTATTGCTTGATGTGAAAAAGAAGCTTAAAGAGTTGGCTGAAAACTGGGCAAACATCCCAATGTTAGCGCGTACACACGGTCAACCGGCCTCCCCCACTCGTCTAGGGAAAGAAATTGACGTTTTTGTAACTCGGATAGAAGAACAATTCGATTTGCTTGATAATATTAAAAGTGCTGCTAAATTTGGTGGCGCTACAGGAAATTTCAATGCTCATAAAGTTGCGTATCCTTCTGTAGACTGGAAAGCGTTTGGACAAAATTTTGTGCAATCCAAATTAGGATTACACCACTCCTTCCCTACCACGCAAATTGAGCATTATGACCATATGGCGGCTTTGTTTGATTGTTTAAAAAGAATCAACAACATTTTAATCGATCTGGATCGTGATATTTGGAGTTACGTTTCCATGGATTACTTTAAGCAAAAAATTAAAAAAGGCGAAGTAGGCTCTTCGGCTATGCCACATAAAGTAAACCCAATCGATTTTGAAAATAGTGAAGGAAATTTAGGGATTGCCAATGCAATTTTTGAACATCTTTCAGCTAAATTACCTATTAGTCGCTTGCAACGTGATTTAACCGATAGTACGGTTTTACGAAACATTGGTGTACCGATTGGACATACTTTAATCGGTTTTCAATCTACGTTAAAAGGATTGAATAAGTTATTGTTAAATGAACCCAAGTTTAAGGAAGATTTAGAAAAAAACTGGGCCGTAGTAGCCGAAGCCATTCAAACTATTTTACGAAGAGAAGGGTATGCAAACCCTTATGAGGCACTAAAAGGTTTAACCAGAACCAACGAAGCCATCACAAAACAATCAATGGCCGATTTTATTGAAACCTTGGAAGTTTCCGAAGCGGTTAAAGAAGAAATGCGAGTCATAACGCCTTCAAATTATACAGGAATTTAA